A single region of the Pontimicrobium sp. SW4 genome encodes:
- the gshB gene encoding glutathione synthase — protein MNVCFIMYPWEDIDAENDTSLALMKECAKRGHGVAMCTPANLTIRNSVTNAFCTVIGRMDKVPASLKAFYNKAELREEMLPLAGFDAIFFRANPPLDPIMLNFLDSVKDDVFIINSLRGMREANNKLYTAAFGDAHSNIIPATHVSKNKDYLVKQIKESKADKMILKPLNGFGGSGVILIEKSAMSNINSLLDFYITGSDGVSNYVILQDYIEGADQGDIRILLLNGEPVGAMRRVPGTDDHRSNVSAGGSVQKHTLSKAEKALCKQIGPKLVNDGLYFVGIDVIGGKLVEVNVMSPGGITYINKVYKPKIRVEEKVIDFLESKVIDKLQAFDRRTRLRKTVDEA, from the coding sequence ATGAATGTTTGTTTTATAATGTACCCATGGGAAGATATTGATGCAGAAAACGATACAAGTTTAGCATTAATGAAAGAATGTGCCAAACGAGGACATGGAGTGGCAATGTGTACCCCAGCAAATTTGACTATTAGAAACAGTGTAACCAATGCATTTTGTACTGTTATTGGTAGGATGGATAAAGTACCTGCTTCACTAAAAGCATTCTATAATAAGGCAGAGTTACGTGAAGAAATGCTGCCATTAGCTGGCTTTGATGCGATTTTTTTTAGAGCAAACCCTCCATTAGACCCAATCATGTTAAATTTCTTGGATTCGGTAAAAGACGATGTGTTTATAATTAATTCGCTTCGCGGAATGAGAGAAGCCAATAATAAGTTATACACAGCTGCTTTTGGTGATGCACATAGTAATATTATTCCTGCTACACATGTATCAAAAAATAAGGATTATTTAGTAAAACAAATAAAAGAGTCTAAAGCAGATAAAATGATTTTAAAGCCATTAAATGGTTTTGGAGGCTCAGGAGTGATTCTTATAGAGAAGTCAGCAATGAGTAATATTAATTCCTTATTAGACTTTTATATAACAGGCTCAGATGGTGTTTCGAATTACGTAATTTTGCAAGATTATATTGAAGGTGCTGATCAAGGAGATATTAGAATTTTGTTACTCAATGGAGAACCGGTTGGTGCGATGAGGCGTGTTCCTGGAACTGACGACCATCGTTCTAATGTTTCTGCTGGTGGAAGTGTACAAAAACATACACTATCAAAAGCCGAAAAAGCTTTGTGTAAACAAATTGGCCCGAAATTAGTAAATGATGGATTGTATTTTGTTGGTATTGATGTTATTGGTGGAAAACTAGTTGAAGTAAACGTGATGTCTCCTGGTGGGATTACGTACATAAATAAAGTATACAAACCAAAAATTAGGGTTGAAGAAAAAGTAATTGACTTCCTTGAAAGTAAAGTTATTGACAAATTACAAGCTTTTGACAGACGTACACGTTTACGTAAAACTGTAGATGAGGCTTAG
- a CDS encoding dicarboxylate/amino acid:cation symporter — MKKLALHWQILIGMLLGLIFGFIMLQIDGGKAFTDDWIKPFGTIFVKLLKLIAIPLILASLIKGISDLKDISKFKSIGIRTIITYVITTVIAISIGLLIVNVLQPGNGVSEETISKLTSTYSENSSVQEKISEASKQVESGPLQFIEDMVPDNAIKAMSENSLMLQVIFFSIFLGISMLLIGEKKAEPLKNFFDSLNDVVLKMVDLIMLTAPYAVFALLASVVVSSDDPDILVALAQYAGVVLLGLVLMIAFYTVIVATVTKKNPFWFLKEISPAQLLAFSTSSSAATLPVTMERVEEHIGVDKEVSSFVLPVGATINMDGTSLYQAVAAVFIFQALGLDLTFGDQITIVLTALLASIGSAAVPGAGMVMLVIVLESVGLPPELLPIGLALIFAVDRPLDMCRTVVNVTGDAMVSMVVAKSVGKLGEPKIKNWDDHYEEVK; from the coding sequence ATGAAGAAACTCGCATTACATTGGCAAATTCTAATTGGAATGCTATTAGGACTAATCTTTGGCTTTATCATGTTGCAAATTGATGGTGGTAAAGCTTTTACTGATGATTGGATAAAACCTTTTGGAACTATTTTTGTAAAGTTATTGAAGCTAATCGCAATACCTTTAATACTAGCATCTTTAATAAAAGGAATTTCCGATTTAAAGGATATTTCAAAATTTAAAAGTATTGGTATTAGAACAATCATAACGTATGTAATTACTACAGTTATTGCTATATCTATAGGTCTATTAATAGTAAATGTTTTACAGCCAGGTAATGGTGTGTCTGAAGAAACAATTTCAAAATTAACTAGTACATATTCAGAAAACAGTAGTGTTCAGGAAAAAATTAGTGAAGCTTCTAAACAAGTTGAAAGTGGGCCATTACAGTTTATTGAAGATATGGTTCCAGATAATGCAATAAAAGCCATGAGTGAGAATAGCCTGATGCTTCAAGTTATTTTCTTTTCTATATTCTTAGGAATCTCTATGCTATTAATTGGAGAGAAAAAAGCTGAGCCTTTAAAAAACTTTTTTGATTCGCTTAATGATGTTGTTCTAAAAATGGTAGACCTAATTATGCTTACTGCACCATATGCTGTATTTGCGCTGTTAGCAAGTGTTGTAGTATCTTCCGACGATCCAGATATATTAGTAGCATTAGCACAATATGCTGGAGTTGTATTACTAGGGTTAGTACTAATGATAGCTTTTTATACAGTTATTGTGGCAACAGTTACAAAAAAGAATCCGTTTTGGTTTTTAAAAGAGATTAGTCCAGCACAATTGTTGGCATTTTCAACCAGCAGTAGTGCAGCGACACTTCCTGTAACTATGGAACGTGTTGAAGAGCATATAGGAGTAGACAAGGAAGTTTCAAGTTTTGTTCTTCCAGTTGGAGCAACTATTAATATGGATGGAACTAGCCTATATCAAGCAGTTGCCGCAGTATTTATATTTCAAGCACTAGGATTAGACCTTACATTTGGAGATCAAATAACAATTGTTTTAACAGCTTTACTAGCATCAATTGGTAGTGCAGCAGTTCCAGGCGCAGGTATGGTAATGTTGGTTATTGTTTTAGAGTCTGTTGGACTTCCTCCTGAACTTTTACCAATTGGTTTAGCTTTGATTTTTGCAGTAGATAGACCTTTAGATATGTGTAGAACTGTTGTAAATGTTACTGGTGATGCAATGGTATCAATGGTGGTAGCCAAATCAGTTGGAAAACTTGGTGAGCCAAAAATTAAAAATTGGGATGACCATTATGAAGAAGTAAAATAA
- the aroC gene encoding chorismate synthase has product MAGNSFGNLFKLTTFGESHGIAIGGIIDGCPAGLQLDFDAIQQEMDRRKPGQSEIVTQRKEPDTVEFLSGIFEGQTTGTPIGFIIKNANQKSKDYSHIKDVYRPSHADYTYDQKYGVRDYRGGGRSSARETACRVVAGAIAKQLLKDVKIHAFTSSVGKININQPYQDLDFSKIEANAVRCPDETIAEKMIARIKEIRKEGDTIGGTVTCVLQNVPIGLGEPVFDRLHAELGKAMLSINAVKGFEYGSGFCGVEMKGSEHNDSFNVDGSTKTNLSGGIQGGISNGEDIYFRVAFKPVATIMQKQETIDAQGNTLEMQGKGRHDPCVVPRAVPIVEAMAALVLADYYLLNKITKL; this is encoded by the coding sequence ATGGCTGGAAATTCTTTCGGTAATTTATTTAAACTTACAACCTTTGGCGAATCTCATGGAATTGCTATTGGAGGCATAATAGATGGTTGTCCTGCAGGACTTCAATTAGATTTTGATGCAATTCAGCAAGAAATGGATAGACGTAAACCTGGACAGTCTGAAATTGTAACACAACGCAAAGAACCTGACACAGTTGAATTTTTGTCAGGTATTTTTGAAGGACAAACTACAGGAACTCCAATAGGTTTTATTATTAAAAATGCTAATCAGAAATCTAAAGATTACTCACATATAAAAGATGTGTATAGGCCAAGTCATGCCGATTATACTTACGACCAAAAATATGGCGTAAGAGATTATAGAGGAGGAGGGCGAAGCTCAGCAAGAGAAACAGCTTGTAGAGTTGTTGCTGGAGCAATTGCTAAACAATTACTAAAGGATGTAAAGATTCATGCGTTTACATCGTCAGTTGGAAAAATAAACATTAATCAACCTTATCAAGATTTAGATTTCTCGAAAATTGAAGCAAATGCTGTACGTTGCCCAGATGAAACTATTGCAGAAAAAATGATAGCACGCATTAAAGAAATTAGAAAAGAAGGCGATACTATTGGAGGTACAGTTACTTGTGTATTGCAAAATGTTCCAATAGGTTTAGGAGAGCCTGTTTTTGATAGACTACATGCCGAATTAGGAAAAGCTATGTTGTCTATAAATGCTGTTAAAGGCTTTGAGTATGGTAGCGGATTTTGCGGTGTTGAAATGAAAGGTAGCGAGCATAATGATAGCTTTAATGTAGATGGAAGCACTAAAACGAATCTTTCGGGAGGCATCCAAGGTGGTATTAGTAATGGTGAAGATATTTATTTTAGAGTCGCTTTTAAGCCAGTAGCTACCATTATGCAAAAACAGGAAACTATTGATGCGCAAGGGAATACTTTAGAAATGCAAGGTAAAGGGCGTCACGACCCTTGTGTGGTACCAAGAGCTGTGCCTATTGTTGAGGCAATGGCTGCCTTGGTGTTAGCAGATTACTATTTATTGAATAAGATTACTAAACTATAA
- a CDS encoding RNA polymerase sigma factor, which yields MTQKSENNKKLKDFFGEEYQSLKVYVNSRIKATASRDAEDIIQDVALKLFAGADRYSPINNVAGFVYNSIKNKIIDIMRSNKHNVSYEDNAEAKLQEFAEMVYDSPDNPYSEEMDNVLKKAIINLKPEYRDIIIAIDFEGYSYKELSLETGIPKGTLMSRRHRAIGILYKKIELKNIN from the coding sequence ATGACTCAGAAATCAGAAAACAATAAAAAACTTAAAGACTTTTTTGGTGAAGAATACCAATCACTTAAAGTTTATGTCAACTCAAGAATAAAAGCAACGGCTAGTCGTGATGCCGAAGATATAATTCAAGATGTGGCTTTAAAACTGTTTGCTGGAGCCGATAGATATTCGCCTATAAACAATGTAGCAGGCTTTGTGTATAACTCGATAAAAAATAAAATTATTGATATTATGCGGTCTAATAAACATAATGTTAGTTATGAAGATAATGCCGAGGCTAAGCTTCAAGAATTTGCGGAAATGGTATATGATTCACCAGATAATCCATATTCCGAAGAAATGGATAATGTCTTGAAAAAGGCTATTATAAATCTCAAACCAGAATACAGAGATATTATTATAGCTATTGACTTTGAAGGGTATAGTTATAAAGAACTATCGTTAGAAACTGGAATACCAAAAGGTACTTTAATGTCAAGAAGACATAGAGCTATTGGCATACTTTATAAAAAAATAGAATTAAAAAATATTAATTAA
- the bshA gene encoding N-acetyl-alpha-D-glucosaminyl L-malate synthase BshA — protein sequence MIIGIVCYPTFGGSGVVATELGLELSKRGHEVHFITYSQPVRLDLLSHNVHFHEVNVPEYPLFHYQPYELALSSKLVDTVKLHNIDVLHVHYAIPHAYAAYMAKKMLHEEGIELPIVTTLHGTDITLVGSHPFYKTAVEFSINKSDAVTSVSQSLKDDTLRLFNIKNDIQVVPNFIDLERHVNQFTDCQRAMLANENEKVVTHISNFREVKRIGDVIHIFNNIQKEIPATLMMVGEGPEKEPAERLCEELGIENKVKFLGNSSEIDKILCFSDLFLLPSQTESFGLAALEAMASGVPVISSNTGGIPEVNKHGVSGYLSNVGDIDDMTKNALQILKDDTVLEKFKENAKKEALQFDLHAIVPNYEEIYRLALTRCVSI from the coding sequence ATGATTATAGGTATAGTTTGCTATCCAACGTTTGGAGGAAGTGGCGTTGTGGCAACTGAGTTAGGGTTAGAATTATCCAAACGCGGACATGAAGTGCATTTTATAACATATAGTCAACCAGTTAGATTAGATTTGTTGAGCCATAATGTACATTTTCATGAAGTAAATGTTCCCGAATACCCTTTGTTTCATTACCAGCCTTATGAGTTGGCACTTTCAAGTAAATTAGTCGATACTGTAAAGCTACATAATATAGATGTGTTGCATGTACATTATGCCATTCCGCATGCTTATGCTGCGTATATGGCAAAAAAAATGCTGCATGAAGAAGGTATAGAATTACCAATAGTAACAACACTTCATGGAACAGATATTACATTGGTTGGAAGTCATCCATTTTATAAAACAGCAGTTGAATTTAGTATCAATAAATCTGATGCAGTAACATCTGTTTCGCAAAGTCTAAAGGACGATACATTGCGTTTATTTAATATTAAAAACGATATACAAGTTGTGCCAAATTTTATTGATTTAGAAAGGCATGTAAATCAGTTTACAGACTGTCAAAGAGCTATGCTTGCTAATGAGAATGAAAAGGTAGTAACACATATCAGTAATTTTAGAGAGGTTAAGCGCATAGGCGATGTAATTCATATTTTTAATAATATTCAAAAAGAAATACCTGCGACATTAATGATGGTTGGAGAAGGACCAGAAAAAGAGCCAGCAGAAAGACTTTGTGAAGAATTGGGAATTGAAAATAAGGTGAAGTTTTTAGGGAATAGTAGCGAAATAGATAAAATTTTGTGCTTTAGCGATTTGTTTTTGCTTCCTTCCCAAACTGAAAGTTTTGGACTAGCTGCTTTAGAAGCCATGGCATCAGGTGTTCCTGTTATATCAAGTAATACAGGAGGAATACCAGAAGTGAATAAACATGGTGTATCTGGGTATTTAAGTAATGTAGGTGATATTGACGATATGACTAAAAATGCTTTGCAAATACTTAAAGATGATACAGTTTTAGAGAAGTTTAAAGAAAACGCAAAAAAAGAAGCTTTACAATTTGATCTTCATGCTATTGTCCCTAACTATGAAGAAATTTATAGATTAGCATTAACACGATGTGTATCAATTTAA
- a CDS encoding glycoside hydrolase family 3 N-terminal domain-containing protein, translated as MRNITLLLLFSCVFASAQSNHPLATKDYEAQQKWVDSVYNSMTLKERIGQLYMVQIFSSQDEKTKQTLIKQLKEYHLGGIIYSKGGPVRQAKLNNELQAMSKIPLLIGMDAEWGLNMRLDSTYAFPYNMALGAIRDNELVEKVGKHIGEHCKRLGVHFNFAPVVDINTNPKNPIIGNRSFGENRDNVTNKSLALMKGMQEAGTLASAKHFPGHGDTELDSHHTLPTISFNEQRIDSVELYPYKELISKGLSSVMVAHLNVPSLEPRDGYPSSLSKHIVTDILKERLGFEGLIFTDALTMKAASNFSNPGEIDLGAFKAGNDVMLMSANISQGIDKILEAYNNKDITEERLAHSVKKILMAKYKVGLNNYKPIGTANLVEDLNRLKDDVLNEKLIEDALTVIKNNGDLLPLRKLENKSIAYVKFGDDNGTEFLKELKKYAKVHEISATNLDDLISKLNNYNTVIIGFHKSNKSPWESYKFSNQELVWLYEIARTNTTILTVFAKPYTLLDLKTNENLESILVAYQNSDVAQQKAAQLIFGAIPAKGVLPVTSGDEFKVGDGIHFPSLSRLGYGLPESVGMNSHRLAKLDSVAQFAVDSIMTPGLQLLVARKGKVVYNKNFGKHTYQGKQKVRFSDIYDIASLTKIVATLPLIMELEEKGIISLDSKLSDLLPEFKGTNKEDVTIKKMLSHYAQLKPWIPFYVNTLDSITKKPDAKYYRRKSSKGFDIEVANKLFLRSDYQDSIQETIKESDMLERLRYRYSDLPYYILKKFIEKHYDQPLDELVQQHFYKSLGANYTTYKPRERFSKTQIVPSEIDDYYRFQEVHGYVHDMGAAMQNGVGGHAGVFSNANDIAKIMQMYLQKGYYGGQRYFKTETLDRFNECYYCESDNRRGVGFDKPQLDEDGPTCGCVSMTSFGHSGFTGTYAWADPEEEIVYVFMANRTYPTSLNGNKLLKENIRTEIQRLIYEAIEE; from the coding sequence ATGCGAAATATAACTTTACTATTACTTTTTTCGTGTGTATTTGCTTCAGCACAAAGCAATCACCCTTTAGCTACAAAAGATTATGAAGCTCAACAAAAATGGGTGGACAGCGTTTATAACTCAATGACTTTAAAAGAAAGAATTGGACAATTATACATGGTTCAAATTTTCTCTAGTCAAGATGAAAAAACGAAACAAACACTTATTAAGCAGCTTAAAGAATATCATCTTGGAGGAATTATCTATTCTAAAGGTGGACCAGTAAGGCAAGCAAAACTCAATAATGAGTTGCAGGCTATGTCTAAAATCCCTTTACTAATTGGTATGGATGCTGAATGGGGATTAAATATGCGACTAGATTCTACTTACGCCTTTCCCTATAATATGGCTCTTGGAGCAATACGGGATAATGAGTTAGTTGAAAAAGTAGGGAAGCATATAGGAGAGCATTGTAAACGATTAGGAGTACATTTTAATTTTGCACCAGTTGTAGATATTAATACCAATCCAAAAAATCCTATTATTGGAAATCGTTCATTTGGTGAAAATCGTGATAATGTCACTAATAAATCTCTAGCTCTAATGAAAGGAATGCAGGAAGCTGGTACATTGGCGTCTGCAAAACACTTTCCTGGACATGGTGATACTGAACTAGATTCACATCATACGCTACCAACAATTAGTTTTAATGAGCAAAGAATAGATTCAGTAGAGTTATATCCTTACAAAGAACTTATTAGCAAAGGACTCTCTAGTGTTATGGTTGCACATTTAAACGTACCAAGTTTAGAGCCAAGAGATGGTTATCCTTCGTCATTATCAAAACATATTGTAACAGATATTTTAAAAGAAAGATTAGGTTTTGAAGGTTTAATTTTTACCGATGCACTTACAATGAAAGCTGCTTCAAATTTTAGTAACCCTGGCGAAATAGATTTGGGAGCTTTTAAAGCAGGAAATGATGTCATGCTAATGTCTGCAAACATTTCTCAAGGTATTGATAAAATTTTAGAGGCTTATAACAATAAAGATATTACAGAAGAACGTTTAGCGCATTCAGTAAAAAAAATATTAATGGCAAAATATAAAGTAGGCCTTAATAATTATAAACCTATTGGAACTGCTAATTTGGTTGAAGATCTTAATCGCTTGAAAGACGACGTGTTAAATGAAAAATTGATAGAAGATGCGCTAACAGTTATAAAGAATAATGGCGATTTATTGCCTTTACGAAAACTAGAAAATAAGTCAATAGCTTATGTGAAATTTGGAGATGACAATGGAACAGAATTTTTAAAAGAACTAAAAAAATATGCAAAAGTTCATGAAATATCTGCAACTAATTTAGACGATCTTATTTCTAAACTCAATAACTATAATACTGTAATTATTGGCTTTCATAAATCTAATAAAAGTCCATGGGAAAGTTATAAATTCTCTAACCAAGAATTAGTTTGGTTGTACGAAATAGCAAGAACTAACACAACTATTTTAACTGTATTTGCAAAGCCTTATACGTTATTAGACTTAAAAACCAACGAAAATTTAGAAAGTATTCTAGTTGCATACCAAAATAGTGATGTTGCACAACAAAAAGCTGCGCAACTAATATTTGGAGCTATTCCTGCAAAAGGTGTTTTACCAGTTACTTCTGGTGATGAATTTAAAGTTGGAGATGGGATTCATTTTCCATCATTGAGTAGGTTGGGCTATGGCTTACCAGAAAGCGTAGGTATGAACTCTCATAGACTTGCAAAATTAGATTCTGTTGCTCAATTTGCAGTAGACTCAATAATGACTCCTGGATTACAACTATTAGTTGCCAGAAAAGGAAAAGTTGTTTATAATAAAAACTTTGGAAAACATACTTATCAGGGAAAGCAAAAAGTTAGATTTTCCGATATTTATGATATCGCTTCGTTAACCAAAATTGTTGCTACCTTACCATTAATAATGGAATTGGAAGAAAAAGGAATCATCTCTTTAGATAGTAAATTATCAGACCTATTACCAGAATTTAAAGGAACTAATAAGGAAGATGTAACTATAAAAAAAATGCTATCTCATTATGCACAATTAAAACCTTGGATTCCTTTTTATGTAAATACATTAGACTCAATAACAAAAAAACCAGATGCGAAATATTATAGAAGAAAATCAAGTAAAGGTTTTGATATTGAGGTTGCAAACAAATTATTTTTAAGATCTGATTATCAGGATTCTATACAGGAAACTATAAAAGAGAGCGATATGTTAGAACGACTAAGATATCGTTATAGTGATTTACCGTATTATATTCTAAAGAAATTTATTGAGAAACATTACGACCAACCTTTGGATGAATTGGTTCAACAGCATTTTTACAAATCATTAGGTGCAAATTATACAACTTATAAACCTAGGGAAAGATTTAGTAAAACTCAGATTGTACCAAGTGAAATAGACGATTATTATAGATTTCAAGAAGTGCATGGATATGTACATGATATGGGTGCTGCAATGCAAAATGGAGTAGGTGGTCATGCAGGAGTGTTTAGTAATGCAAATGATATTGCAAAAATTATGCAAATGTATTTGCAAAAGGGCTATTATGGTGGACAAAGATATTTTAAAACGGAAACTTTAGATAGATTTAATGAATGCTATTACTGCGAAAGTGATAACAGAAGAGGTGTAGGTTTTGATAAACCACAACTAGATGAAGATGGTCCAACATGTGGCTGTGTGTCTATGACTAGTTTTGGTCATTCAGGATTTACAGGAACCTATGCTTGGGCTGATCCAGAAGAAGAAATTGTGTATGTGTTTATGGCAAATAGAACCTACCCAACATCTTTAAATGGAAATAAATTATTAAAAGAAAATATTAGAACAGAAATACAACGATTGATTTACGAAGCTATTGAAGAATAA
- the serB gene encoding phosphoserine phosphatase SerB: MANEIILLNISGQDKPGLTSELTSILAAYDAKILDIGQANIHNTLSLGILFEVQSGKKSGAVLKDLLFKSYELDIQAKFTPISLKNYENWVNLQGKDRYIVTILGEKFGAKQISEVTKVISEKKLNIDSIKRLTGRLSLVKNDEYPRACIQLSIRGEINNKAEITERFMKISHDLDVDIAFQEDNIYRRNRRLVCFDMDSTLIQAEVIDLLAELAGVGDEVKKITESAMNGEIDFKESFKKRMQLLKGLSEEVLHNVAVNLPITKGARRLIDTLKNYGYKTAILSGGFTYFGKYLQKELGIDYVYANQLEIKDGMLTGGYLGEIVDGNKKAEYLREIAIKEGIDIGQTIAVGDGANDLAMLNIAGLGIAFHAKPKVKDNAQSSISSIGLDGVLYLLGYHDRHIDLIAR, translated from the coding sequence ATGGCAAACGAGATTATCTTATTAAACATATCTGGACAGGATAAACCGGGTTTAACATCAGAGTTAACATCAATTTTGGCCGCATATGATGCTAAAATATTAGATATTGGTCAAGCAAATATTCATAATACATTATCTCTAGGTATTTTATTTGAAGTACAATCTGGTAAAAAATCAGGAGCTGTGTTAAAAGATTTGCTTTTTAAATCGTATGAACTTGATATTCAGGCTAAATTCACACCTATTTCACTTAAAAATTATGAGAATTGGGTAAACCTTCAAGGTAAGGATAGGTATATTGTTACAATTCTTGGAGAAAAATTTGGAGCAAAACAGATATCTGAAGTGACTAAGGTAATCTCAGAAAAGAAGTTAAACATTGATTCTATAAAAAGACTTACGGGACGTTTATCGCTAGTGAAAAATGATGAGTACCCAAGAGCATGCATACAACTATCTATTCGTGGTGAAATAAATAATAAAGCAGAGATCACTGAAAGGTTTATGAAGATTTCTCATGATTTAGATGTAGATATTGCATTTCAAGAAGACAATATTTATCGCCGCAATAGACGACTAGTTTGTTTTGATATGGATTCCACACTTATTCAAGCAGAAGTTATAGACCTGTTAGCGGAATTAGCTGGTGTTGGAGATGAGGTTAAAAAAATTACCGAATCTGCTATGAATGGTGAGATAGATTTTAAAGAAAGTTTTAAAAAACGTATGCAACTTTTAAAGGGGCTAAGCGAAGAAGTATTGCATAACGTTGCTGTTAATTTACCAATTACTAAAGGAGCACGAAGACTTATTGATACTCTAAAAAATTACGGTTACAAAACGGCCATTCTATCTGGGGGATTTACATATTTTGGAAAATACTTACAGAAAGAATTAGGGATAGATTATGTCTACGCCAATCAACTAGAAATAAAGGATGGTATGTTAACTGGTGGCTATTTAGGTGAAATAGTGGATGGAAATAAAAAGGCGGAATATCTTAGAGAAATTGCTATTAAAGAAGGGATAGATATTGGACAAACAATAGCTGTTGGTGATGGTGCTAATGATTTAGCTATGCTCAATATTGCAGGCTTAGGCATTGCTTTTCATGCTAAGCCGAAAGTAAAGGATAATGCTCAAAGTTCTATTTCAAGTATTGGTTTAGACGGCGTATTGTATTTATTAGGTTATCATGATAGGCATATTGATCTAATCGCCCGCTAA
- a CDS encoding ABC transporter ATPase — MLVDFNTLPETARVWIYQANRSFTEQEIEEISSKLDMFIENWTAHGSDLYSGYEIKYKRFIVVGLNQNLNSATGCSIDASVHFIQQLEKEYNVDLMDKMNVSYKQGEYIAYKPLTDFRKMAKDKAVSKNTIVFNNLVANKAEYLENWEVPASESWHNRFLN, encoded by the coding sequence ATGCTAGTAGATTTTAATACATTACCAGAAACCGCTAGAGTTTGGATCTACCAAGCCAATCGTTCATTTACCGAACAAGAAATAGAGGAAATAAGTTCCAAATTAGATATGTTTATTGAAAACTGGACTGCGCATGGAAGCGATTTGTATTCTGGTTATGAAATTAAATATAAGCGCTTTATAGTTGTTGGTTTAAATCAAAACTTGAATAGTGCGACTGGTTGTTCTATAGATGCTTCTGTACATTTTATTCAACAGTTAGAAAAAGAATACAATGTCGATTTAATGGACAAAATGAATGTGTCCTATAAACAAGGTGAGTATATTGCTTATAAGCCTTTGACAGACTTTCGAAAAATGGCTAAAGACAAAGCGGTATCCAAAAACACAATTGTATTTAACAATTTAGTAGCCAATAAAGCAGAATACCTTGAAAATTGGGAAGTCCCTGCTAGTGAAAGCTGGCACAATAGATTTCTTAATTAG
- a CDS encoding (Fe-S)-binding protein: MNLKVLTMAECMAEGRQPEILFWVGSAGSYDDRAKKITKAFVKLLNAANIDFAVLGTEESCTGDAAKRAGNEFLFQMQAVTNIEVLNAYEVKKIVTACPHSFNTLKNEYPSLGGNYEVLHHTQYLQQLIQEGKLKITNNTFKGKRITFHDPCYLGRANEVYEAPRELLKELGVDLVEMKRHKRTALCCGAGGAQMFKEPEKGDKDVNVLRTEDALQTNPDIIATGCPYCNTMMTDGVKFKEKEADIQVLDVAELLANNQEL, from the coding sequence ATGAATCTCAAAGTACTAACAATGGCCGAATGTATGGCTGAAGGCAGACAACCCGAAATATTATTTTGGGTAGGTTCAGCTGGAAGTTATGATGATCGTGCTAAAAAAATCACAAAAGCATTTGTAAAATTGTTAAATGCAGCAAATATTGATTTTGCAGTGTTGGGTACTGAAGAAAGTTGCACTGGAGATGCTGCAAAACGTGCTGGAAACGAATTTTTATTTCAGATGCAAGCAGTAACTAACATAGAAGTACTAAATGCCTACGAGGTAAAAAAAATAGTGACTGCTTGTCCGCATTCTTTTAATACGTTAAAAAATGAATATCCTTCTCTTGGTGGTAATTACGAGGTACTACATCATACACAGTATTTACAGCAACTAATTCAGGAAGGAAAATTAAAAATAACTAATAATACCTTCAAAGGAAAACGAATCACATTTCACGACCCTTGTTATTTAGGAAGAGCGAACGAAGTTTATGAAGCACCAAGAGAGCTTTTAAAAGAACTTGGAGTTGATTTAGTTGAAATGAAACGTCATAAGCGTACAGCGCTTTGTTGCGGAGCTGGAGGTGCACAAATGTTTAAAGAACCTGAAAAAGGTGATAAGGATGTAAATGTATTACGCACTGAAGATGCTTTACAAACAAATCCAGACATTATCGCTACTGGTTGTCCTTATTGTAACACTATGATGACAGATGGTGTTAAGTTTAAAGAAAAAGAAGCTGATATACAAGTGTTGGATGTTGCTGAGTTGTTGGCTAATAATCAAGAATTATAA